In Cicer arietinum cultivar CDC Frontier isolate Library 1 chromosome 1, Cicar.CDCFrontier_v2.0, whole genome shotgun sequence, one DNA window encodes the following:
- the LOC140921041 gene encoding uncharacterized protein — MSHHEPSFKYYRNEIKMENPKALRWIDNIPPEQWTMAYSQGRRWGHMTTNISESINAMLKGTRNLPITALVHSTYYRLRVLYAERGQQHQASLASGRVYTDNCMDKIKCEVGKSNTHQVMQFDRNHYSFMAIHVPCSHVITACSYARQNYLVLISDVYKVVNVFNIYKEEFPPIPNEGYWPTYEGETLYHNPQMRRNKKGRPNSTRIRTEMDVKEKVPRKCGLCRLTGHTRKHCPNVTASSSQLS, encoded by the exons ATGAGCCATCATGAGCCATCATTCAAGTATTACCGCAATGAAATCAAGATGGAAAATCCAAAGGCTTTAAGATGGATCGATAATATCCCCCCAGAACAATGGACTATGGCTTATTCTCAAGGTCGACGATggggacacatgacaacaaacATTTCCGAGTCCATCAACGCAATGCTCAAGGGTACACGCAATCTCCCAATCACTGCTTTGGTACATTCAACATACTATAGATTGAGAGTTTTATATGCAGAAAGGGGACAACAACATCAAGCATCATTAGCttctggtcgagtatacacagaCAATTGCATGGACAAGATTAAATGTGAAGTTGGTAAATCTAATACTCACCAAGTCATGCAATTCGACCGAAATCATTATTCTTTCATG GCTATACATGttccttgttcacatgtcataaCTGCATGTTCTTATGctcgtcaaaactatttagtgctTATATCTGACGTGTACaaggttgttaatgtatttaacatctACAAAGAAGAGTTTCCACCTATACCTAATGAAGGATATTGGCCCACATATGAAGGTGAAACATTGTATCACAATCCTCAAATGCGGAGAAATAAAAAAGGTCGTCCAAATAGTACCCGtattagaactgaaatggaCGTTAAAGAAAAAGTACCGAGAAAATGTGGATTATGTCGATTAACTGGCcatactcgaaaacattgtccaaatgttacagCCAGCTCTAGTCAATTATCATAA